Genomic segment of Deltaproteobacteria bacterium:
ACGTAGAGCATCCCCTATTCAGCGTGGAGTGTAAATATCGAAAGGCGCTTCCTCGACTCTTGCGACTCGGGTTAGCGCAAGCCAGGGCGTATGACTCCAGCAAACCGCCTTTGCTGGTCGTGAAGGAACGTTACCAACAAGGGGCGCTGGTCGTTCTTCATCTCTCCGACTTCGTTGACCTCTTTGGTTCCCTCACAGGCGGAGCAACTGACGAGAGGGAGGGGGCGTCAAATCTCTGAGGCTCCTAGGAACAGGACCGTTGTCCCTAGCCAAATTTTCACATTGGCGAAATCGAATTTATTTTCCCCAAAAGGTCAACTCTTGTTTGAGTAAGCGGATCTGGTATCGCTGTTTACGACGATGGCCCCGGCAGCATCGTCAGGAATGGCGTGAGGATCCACGACAGAACACGCTAGCTCATCCCTCACCTCGAGCTTCATCACCGTAGCTGGCGAGTGCGGCAGCCACTGCCTGTTGTTCTGCCGCAAATGAAGAGGAAAAACACGCAACCGTACACCAGAGGACTCTTTTCCTCAGCCAGCACAATCGTCAGATTTGACGGGGTTCACGTCTGCAAAATGGCACGGTGAAAGAGCTGATCGAACCTTCCACTTTGCGTTTTTCAGTTTTGACATCATACCCGTGTGTCAAATACCTACGGTCCTATTGGGTGGGCTAGGAGAAATTAACGCCCCCTCTTCTCTGTCGAGCAACATGAAGCCGCAGTCATACTGCCCGTAGTCTCCGTGGACGTCGTTGAACCTGGCGTCCACGGCTTTTCCTGACTTGCTGCTGCTTGGCCAAGAACCCCTCAATGGCATTACGGTGAATACGCCAGCCTTTACCCGCTCGCTGAGCAACCAGGTCGCCTGCCTTAATCCACCGCCATACCGTCTTTTCGCTACATTGCAGCTCGTCCGCCACCTGCCTGATGGTCAGGCGTGTCCGCGAAGGATCAGCGGCCTTCACAACGCGCGACTTTCGTCGACCGTCACCAAACACATGAAACGCTTGCATTGGATTCGCCCACGCCAGCATGATGCACCTCCATATTTCTCCTTATGATATGAGGACTCTCTTCAGTGAGGAACATTCCCGCCCTCGATAGCGTACCTCTTTACCTGAACACTGTTCAGTCTTGCTTCCTGTCCTCTCAGGGAGTCCATCAGTGAGGGGAACTCCTGCCCTTACTCAGAAGGCCTCTGTTTTCTGTTTCTCACTTGCTGAATAGTGTTCAGTCGGACTTACTT
This window contains:
- a CDS encoding helix-turn-helix domain-containing protein, which codes for MLAWANPMQAFHVFGDGRRKSRVVKAADPSRTRLTIRQVADELQCSEKTVWRWIKAGDLVAQRAGKGWRIHRNAIEGFLAKQQQVRKSRGRQVQRRPRRLRAV